One region of Marivirga arenosa genomic DNA includes:
- a CDS encoding GNAT family N-acetyltransferase: MNIKALKAITIRPVAPEDAPLLFELMTSAKFLAKIGDRGIKSEADARQYILAKMHPDLNQKGFFVNHIIMDSETKAEIGTCSIHDREGINGVDIGYAILERYEGMGYATAAGQKMVELAFSTYGLSKVCAITNLDNLGSSKVLEKVGFSHVGNIEVPIADHPVKLYELSFDEFKNKL, from the coding sequence GTGAATATCAAAGCCTTAAAAGCAATTACTATAAGACCCGTAGCACCAGAAGATGCGCCCTTATTATTTGAACTGATGACCAGCGCTAAATTTCTGGCCAAAATCGGGGATAGGGGGATTAAATCCGAAGCGGATGCCAGGCAGTATATACTAGCCAAAATGCATCCTGATTTAAATCAAAAAGGCTTTTTTGTCAACCATATCATTATGGATAGTGAAACAAAAGCGGAGATTGGAACTTGTAGTATACATGATAGAGAAGGAATAAATGGGGTTGATATTGGATACGCCATTTTAGAACGCTATGAGGGGATGGGCTATGCTACTGCAGCAGGTCAAAAAATGGTAGAATTAGCCTTTAGCACTTATGGGCTCAGTAAAGTCTGTGCAATCACGAATTTAGATAACCTAGGCTCAAGCAAAGTTTTAGAAAAAGTCGGCTTTAGTCATGTGGGAAATATTGAAGTACCCATAGCGGATCATCCAGTGAAATTGTATGAATTGTCATTTGATGAATTTAAAAATAAGCTATGA
- the greB gene encoding transcription elongation factor GreB, whose translation MRRKIPESTLPKLNRSQMITAEGLQKLRDELDHLWKVERPETTAKVSWAASLGDRSENADYHYNKKRLREIDSRVRYLRKCIDNFKVIHYHPSQEGKVMFGAWVEVENMDRGLKRRFRIVGYEEIIGNKDYISMDSPLAKALLNKTEGDEVVVKTPAGEFKWQILKIDYEQTDTADS comes from the coding sequence ATGAGACGTAAAATTCCGGAATCTACACTGCCTAAATTGAATCGATCGCAAATGATTACTGCTGAAGGATTACAAAAGTTGCGGGATGAGTTGGATCATTTGTGGAAAGTTGAACGTCCAGAGACTACGGCCAAGGTTTCATGGGCCGCCAGTTTAGGCGACCGATCAGAAAATGCGGATTATCATTATAATAAAAAACGCTTACGTGAAATTGATAGCCGTGTTCGTTATCTGCGCAAATGCATTGATAACTTTAAAGTCATTCATTATCACCCTTCTCAGGAAGGCAAAGTAATGTTTGGCGCCTGGGTGGAAGTTGAGAATATGGATAGAGGACTAAAAAGACGATTCCGTATTGTGGGATATGAAGAGATTATTGGTAATAAAGATTATATTTCGATGGACTCTCCTCTTGCAAAAGCGCTTTTAAACAAAACTGAAGGCGATGAAGTCGTGGTTAAAACGCCTGCCGGTGAATTTAAATGGCAAATACTTAAGATTGACTACGAACAAACTGATACTGCTGATTCCTAA
- a CDS encoding type II toxin-antitoxin system VapC family toxin, with translation MRVMIDTNALIRYWGIKIKNKNYNLKSESKRIITEGLNSGSHILFVCSISIIEIWHNLEYDQSSLTSFQTLIKQLYEEDNCRIVELDKEILMNYIALEDENTIKEHDRMIVASAITYDCDTILSSDHEIHKFSQNSQLISNVIG, from the coding sequence ATGAGAGTAATGATTGACACTAATGCCTTAATCCGTTATTGGGGTATAAAAATTAAGAATAAAAACTATAATCTAAAGAGTGAATCAAAGCGGATTATTACTGAAGGTCTTAATTCTGGATCACATATATTGTTTGTTTGTTCAATCTCAATCATAGAAATATGGCATAACTTGGAATACGATCAAAGCAGTTTAACTTCTTTCCAAACATTAATAAAGCAACTTTATGAAGAGGATAATTGCAGAATAGTTGAATTAGATAAGGAAATATTGATGAACTATATTGCTTTAGAGGATGAAAATACAATCAAAGAACATGATCGTATGATTGTTGCTTCAGCTATTACATATGACTGCGACACCATATTAAGTTCTGATCACGAAATACATAAATTTTCACAGAACTCCCAATTAATATCTAATGTAATTGGTTAA